GACTCCCCCAGGCTGTTGAAGGACGCGACACGGATGGAGTACGGCCCAGCGCTGCCCGGAGCGCCATCCACCCAGAGGTAGTATTTCCCGCCCGAGGCGGGAGTGGGGCTCACCAGCGTGGCGGTCCCCTTCTCGGTGCCCGCGGCGACGCAGTACCTGGGGGTGTCGCACAGCGGGCCCATGTAGACGACGGGCCGGAGCCCACCGCTCGTGAGGGGCTCGACGGTGACCACCATGTTGCCGCTCCGAGGGGGCAGCTGGAGCTCGTACACCACGTCCCCGCCACCGGCTCCTCCACAAGGACCCGCGCCGAGATCCCCGTGGCCGGTGGTATCGCCCACCACGTAGGCGCCACCGTCCACCACCTTGAGCGGGATGGGCTCCGAGCACCCGGCGCCCGAGGGAGCACCCGCGTCCACGCCGCCACCACCGCCCCCATCTGGAGCACCCGCGTCTGGAGGGTTTCCCGCATCCGGAGGGTTCCCAGCATCCGGAGGTGGATTCCCCGCGTCCGGCAGGCCCGCATCCGGCGTGTTCCCGGCATCCGGCGGAGCCACACACACGCCAGCGCCGCACACCCGCGCGCCGGTGCAGGTCTGACACTGCTCCCCGCCCCGGCCACAGAGGGAGAGAGCCGTACCCGCCATGCACTGGCCATCCACACGGCAGCAGCCCTCGCAGTTCGAGGGCCCACAGGCCTGCGGAGGCGAGGGAGCCGGTTCATCGGGCCGGCAGGCCTGGAGCGCGAGCGAGAGCAGGACGAGCCCGAGGAGCCGGGCCAGGACACGCTGGAGTGACATGATGCCCCATGCTCCCCGGTCCCCGCTGGTCCGTCCAGACCCCCTTCCGAGCGGCTCGCCGCGCGGCGAGGTTGAGGTACGCTGGCGGCAGGAGGCATTCCCCACGATGGCGCATGTGAATCCGAGCATCTTCCAGTCGGCGCTCGAGCGCCGCTTGCGCGACGAGCTCCTCGCCGGCGAGGACACCCAGCGGGCGCTGCGGCACGTGGACAGGGTGCCGGGCAGGTTCGGCGCCGTCGCGAGGCAGAGGCAGCTGCTCTCGAACGCCTTCAAGCTGACGCGCCCGGTGGCCCCGCGGGTCCTGGATGCACTGGCCGCCTGCAAGGAGCTCCTGGGCCACGAAGGACCCGTGGACGTGTTCATCCACCCCGAGCCGATGATCCGGGCCGCGGCGGTGTATGCCCCGCCGGACACGCCCGCCATCGTCCTGTCCTCCCGGCTCCTGGAGGTGTTCCAGGAGGCCGAGCTGCGCTTCATCCTCGGGCACGAGCTCGGGCACCTGGCCTTCGAGCACTTCACCCTCCCCCTGCCCGCCATGGCGCTCGCCTCGGACTGGGACGAGGAATCCGGAAGGCTCGTCTCCCCCGCCACGGCCCTCGGGCTGTACCGGTGGAACCGGGCGGCCGAGGCCAGCGCCGACCGGGCGGGACTGCTGTGCGCCAGGGAGCTGGAAGCCTCCGCGAGCGTCCTGCTCGCACGGGTGAGCGGATGGACCGCCGGCTCGGTCAAGTCCGAGCTCCAGGCGGCGGAGCGCCATGTGGACGCGCTCCTGTCCGACCCGTCGGCCCGCCAGCGACGCAGCGAGGACGAGGAGGCACTCGGTGGTTTCCGCGCCCATGCCTTCAGCCCGTGGCGGGTGCGTGCCCTCGTGGCGTTCTCCAAGACGAGGACCTTCCTGAGGAGCGCGGGCCGCTACGCGAGCGAGGAGGGACTGTCGGACGAGGAGGCCGACACCCTGTTGGCGTGGGAGCTCCGGGAGCTGGATCCCTCCTACCTGGGGAAGTCCGAGCATCCCGAGCTGCTGCAACTGGCCCTGACGACAGGAAAGCTCCTGCCCGTGCTGGAGCAGCTGTACCAGGAGAGGGCGGCCCTGTCCGAGCGGGCCCGGCTGGTGCAGCACTTCACCCTGCTGAAGGCCCCGGACGGAGTCGTGGACAACCTGGGTTACCTGGAGCTGAAGCAGATCGCTGGAGCGCTGACGGTGCCCTCGTGGCTCGTGGACGAGGCCCTGCGCGGCGCCAGCAATCCCCTGGACTGAATCGGCTCAGTGCGGTGGAGGGGCCACGAGGATGTGGAGGCCGGGCCAGCGCTCGCGCAGGAGCCGCTCCAGCAGCCCGAGGCCCCACCGCTCCGAGCGAGCATGCCCGAGGGCAATGGCACACATTCCCGTGTCCTCCAGGGCCTGTCGGGCCGGGACGCGCAGCTGGCCGGTCACATAGGCAGTGGCTCCGAGCCCGGCCGCCTCTCGCACGAGCGCGTCGTTCATCGCCCGAACCACGGCGATGCGCTCCACCCGCTCCGCGCCACCGGGCACCACGTCCTCGACCGCGCCAAAGTGTTGCTCGAGCGATTGCACGAGCTCACGGGGAGACAGGGGCGCCATGCTCCCCACCATGCCAAGCGGTTGCCCGGCCCGCTCGCCGAGTGGCGCCAGGGCTTCGAGCCCCAGAACCTGGGCCAGGTGGCGGTTGAACCCGAGCCCCAGCCGCTCATCGAACGGCGCGTGATTGGCCACCACGCCGAGCCCCAGCGGGAGGGCCACCGTGTCGAGCCGCCAGTGCCGATGAAGGAAGAGCGCATCGAGCCGCTCCGTGCTCCCCCACTCCGCGAGCCCCGCCCACGGTTCGAGGGCCAATCCCAGGCGGCACACGGGCTGCTCCCGCGCGGCGACGATCCGGGTGCGCTCGCCCGTCTCGGCGGAAGCACCGAGCAACTGGTCGATGTGCCCGGCGAGCTCGTCGAGCCCCGCTGGATGCAAGGATTTACCACCCATCGCCTGACACCCCAAAAAAAACGTCTGCCTTTGATTTAAAATACAGACATCCACAATTAATTGTATGTATTTAATTAAAACAAAACACAAACAAAAATACACTCACAATCAATATCAACACCATCAATTACATATACAGACAGCAAAACCAGTCAATCACTATCACAAAACATAAGAAATACATGTAATTGATTGGGCATCTCACTTACAAAAGCCGCTGATGTAGGCACGGCATGATTAGATATTCGGGCGTGACGATGTCGTGAGATGTAGGCATGATGGGTTCAATTTGGAGCATCGAACAGGTGTGTAGATGTAGGCACGATATCCGTCCTCTCTCTGCATCTCATGGAGACGCGTGGAGTGTCCAAGAAGTTACGAGCCTGGCGAGCGTCTCCAGGGCGAGCCCGTCGAAAGGAGGCTCGCCCCGGAGCGGTTGAGGCAGGTCACTTCATGCAGGCGGCCCAGCCCCGCTTGCCGTTCTCCATGTTCAATAGGAACTGGCTACCCGAGGTGGTGATGGAGACGGCGTCGTTCCAATCGCCAGAGGCCGCGTCGAAGTGTCCGTTGATGCCGGTGAGGCCACAGGTCGAGCCGCTCTCGTTGGTGAGGTTGATCTGCGCCGTGCCCGGGTCACCCGCCTTCCAGGTCCAGGCTCCGTCGAACTCGTTGATGTCGAGGCAGACGGCGGACGCATGGATGTTCACCGGATACGTGTGGGCTCCGCTCTTGATGGCGAGCTTCCAGTAGGAGCCATCGTTGAGGACCCGCACCTCGTCCGGATTCGGCTTGTCGTCGAACGCCCACGAGTACGAGTAGATCGCGCCGCTGCTGTCCTTGAGAGGCACGGCGAAGTTCTTCACGTCCTGCAGGAAGCACTGCCGGTTGGTGGCCGCGGCGGCGATGACCTTGTCGCCGTAGTACGACTGGCTGCCCGAGCTCCAGCTCACCTCGATACGGCCCGCCGCGCTGTTCACGCAGCGCGCATAGGCGATGAGGTGTTTTCCCGCCTCGGGCTGGACATAGAGCTCGTAGTTGCCGTTGGCCGCCTTGCGCACGCCGGCCATGGCCGGGTAGGTCCCACCGGAGTAGAGATAGGCACCCAGCGGCCGCAGGTGGCCACCGATACCCGTCAGGAAGCACGTGCGGCCAACGGAGGTCCCGATGTCCACGGAGCTCGTCTTGGTGTCGCCCCAGGAGTAGTTCCAGTTGCCCGAGAAGGCCGCCTCGCTCACTCCGAGCTGGCTCTGGCTCTCGTCCACGGCGGGCTCCTCCATACCGCCGCCGCACGCCATCAGGGGAAGTGCCATCACGGCGGACAGCGAGAGGGTCTTGGCGAAGGTCGCGAACATTGTCTTGGCTCCTTGTCTGGGTTTGTCTTGCATTTGCTGCGGACGCGGAGAGCCATTCCAAAGCGCGTGCCAGCGCCAACGAGCGTGCGCGGCGGTGCACCCGCGAGGGGCTTCTTCCCTCGGGAGAGCCACGATTCAGCCGGCCACGCGGGCGCCAGCCGTGCCTCGGCGCGGAGTGCCGACACGGCTGTGCCTGTGCCAGTTGTGGCTGTGCCAACTGTGCCACCCGGCCTCATCGAGCGGGCAGCGGCCGCGTCGTATTAGGCTCGAGCCATGAACGGCACGGCAGCGCCCGAGAAGCTCCTCCAGCCGGGTTGCCCCTGGTGGGACATGCGGGTCGCGTGGGGCGAGCCGAACGTGAAGTGGTGCGAGGCCACGGTCTGCGCCTGGGTGAACGAGCCCGCGAATGCTTGGTCCAACCTCGCCTACCTGGCGGTGGCGCTCTGGTGTGCGTGGAGGTGGAGGGTCACCGGCAGCCGGGCCATGGCGCGCTTCGCGTGGACGACGTGGCTCGTGGGGGCGTTCTCCTTCGCCTTCCACGCGACCAACAACTTCGCCACCCAGCTCCTGGACTTCGTGGGCATGTACGTGCTCGCCTTCCTGCTGGTGGCGCTGAACCTGCACCGAATGGGCTGGTTGTCCCGCGAGCGGGTGGGCGCGGTACACGTCGGACTGACGGTGGGGTGCACCCTGCTCGTGCCGGTGATGAGGCTCGCCGGGGTCCCCTACCAGCTCGTGGTGCTAGGGGCGGTGCTGGTGATCGTGGGGACCGAGGTCCGCCTCTCCCGGCGGAAGGACCCGCGCGAGTCGTACCGGGATTTCTGGCTGGCGGTGGGGCTGATGGCCGCGGCGGCGGCGTGCTCGGTGGCGGACGTGACGCGGGCGTGGTGCGACCCGGACAATCATTGGGTGCAGGGACACGCGGCCTGGCATGTCCTGAGTGCGCTCGCGCTGCTGTTCACCGCGCGCCACCATGCCGGGCTGGAGCTCAGGCGTTAGCGCCTTCGTAGGTGATGCGCAGACCCTGGTGGGTCACCGTGAGGAGTGGACGGCCAAACCAGCCGCAGTGCTTGCAGACGCCGTGGGTACCGGCTGCCGAGACGCGCACCGGCAGATCCGCGCCACACGAGGGGCAACCCTCGGGCAGCGTGTAGTCGCGCGTCGGCACCTGGACATGGGATACGTCGGTCATTGATCTGAGGTAACGCAGGCCTCGGGCCGCGCAAGCGGGCGCACTGGAGCCCACATCCCTGCTCCAGCGCTTACACGCGGCTGCTCGACAGCCAGGCGGACAGCCGCTCAAGCGCCAGGCCGCCTCGGTGCTGCCCGTCCAGGGGCAACGCCACCGCCACCGGAATCATCCAGCAGGCCTCTTGAAAACTTTCGCCAGGACGGGAGTTTCTCGTATTCCCACGTAAACTTCTATCGGCATTGCAATCACTTTCATCCAATACATGATGAAGACAGATTGAGCGTGGCCGCCGCGTTGGATCGCGAGTCTGGTTTTATGTCAAAGAATCAGACCCGAATTCGCGAGGTACCTCATGCCTTCCAGCGCGCGTTGGCTGTTGCTGTTGGTCCCCGGGATGTTGTTCTTCTCCACACTCAGCGGAGCACCCCGTGAAGCCGAGGCCGCCCCGCGCGGCGGTGGAAGTGTGTGCAAGAGGTGTCCGCCAGACGCCGGTACTCCGGACGCGGGCACCGGCTCGGACGCGGGCACTCCGGATGCGGGCTCGGGCGGCTCCGACGCGGGCACCGGCTCGGACGCGGGCACTCCGGATGCGGGGACCGGCTCGGATGGCGGCACGAACCCGCCCACGGGCTGCCTCGGCCAGCCGCTGCTCGAGTCCCTCGGAAAGGACCACGTGCTCATCGGCGGTCAGACGGACAACTCCGTGGCCGGGCTGGCTCCGTTCGATCTCCGTTACATCTACCTCGCGGGCGGCCTGTTCGACAGTGTGGAACCGTGCAACTCGTGCAGCACGAGCTGCTCCTCCGCCGGGCAGTCCTGCTCCAACTGGAATCCCAATGGCTGCGGCTGGTGGGGCTGCTGGCAGTGGGACCAGTTGGCTCCGGGACAGTACCTGCGTGACTACTTCCAGCAGACGATCAATCTGGGACAGGTCCCGATGATCACCTACTACCAGATGCTCCACGCCAGCCGTGTGGCGGAGGGCTCGCCGGAGGTGGCCGCGGCGCAGACCGTCTCCTTGATGCAGCGCTATTACAATGACTGGCGTTTCGTATTGAAGCAGATTGGGAATTCCACCGCATTGCTTCACATCGAGCCAGACTTCTGGGCGTATGCGCAGCAGGTGAATCCGAATCCTCACATGATTCCGGCGGCGGTCGCCTCGGCCAATCCCACGGATTGCGCGAACGTGGAGAACACCATCGCCGGCATGGGCCGCTGCATGATCGCCATGGTCCGCAAGTACGCCCCCAACGCCAAGGTGGGCCTGCATGCCTCGGCGTGGGCCACGAAGATCGACGCCATGATGAACACGAATCCCGCGCTCGACGTGGAGGGCGAGGCCCGCAAGGTGGCGGACTTCCTCATGGAGTGTGGGGGTGCCGCCGGGGACTTCGTCGTGGTGGAGACGAGCGACCGCGACGCCCAGTACTACCAGGTGCGTCTGGGGCGGAACAGCTGGTGGGATACGACCAACACCACGCTCCCGCACTTCCGTCAGGCCTTCCGGTTCGCCAAGGCGCTCTCGGAGCGAATGGGCCGGCCCAACCTCTGGTGGCAGATCCCCGTGGGCAACATGTCCATGCCCGGCTACGACCAGCACTGGAAGGACAACCGCCTGGACTACTTCTTCGACCACCCCCAGGAGGTGGCCGCCGCTCACGGTATCGGCATGATCTTCGGCGCGGGCGAGCAGACCCAGACGAACCCCGCCACCGACAACGGGCACCTGCTGCTGCGGACGAACAACTACTTCCTCACCGGTGGGCAGGCCGCCTGCCTCAACGCCAGCATGCCCTGAGCGAGGCCGTGGGCCCGGCGGGCGTCAGGGGTGCGATCCTGACGCTCGCGCTTGACATCGGCTCGCGGTCCGGGCGTGGGTAGGAGCCGCATGGATGAGACTCCGCCCTCCCCGCTGCCCTTCCCGACGAGCCTCTGTCACCGCTGCGCGGCACCGCCGAAGTACGTGAGGACGAAGACGTCCACGTTCATCCTCTGCCCGCTGCTGCCGCAGAAGTACGCGCCCCAACCGGTGCTCCAGTGCCCCCTCTTCCGGCCCAGGTCTCCGGAGCCGGAAGCGAAGTAGGGACACCCGGCGTGCTCAGCCCAGGTGCTGCAGCTCGCGCGAGAGCAGGGTCTCCAGGTCCCGGATGTTGCGGTACACGAGGCAGCGGTGGCCCGCGACGTCGAACTTGAGCTCCTTGAGGTCGCGGACGAGCAGGATGGTGGGCCGTCCCCTGCCCCACGCGTAGCCGACCTCCAGGTACACGTTCGGGTTGGCCATGGAGAGGTCCGCGATGACGACCTTCGCGGTGTCGATTCGCTCCTTGATGCGCTGGATGATGGCGCCCTCGAACACGGCCTGATCCACGCGCTCGCACAGGAGCCCCGCGCCCTTCACGGGGCCCAGGATGCCGTAGTGGTAGACGTCCTCCATCTCGGCGGCGAAGGGCATGGCGACGAAGGCGTGGGGCTTGGCCAGTGACTGCGCCCCGGCCGTGGCCATGGGCGGCGCCTGGACGTGCTGGCTCATGCGCTTGACGCGGAAGCCCCAGCCGCTCGTCAGGGGCTCCACCCCCGGGCTCTTCCCGAGTCCCCGCTCCAGCGCCGTGCGCAGCCGCTCCGCGCGCTTCTGCTGCAGCTCCACCACGGTGATGCGCTCCAGCCCCTGCGGCCCGGCGCCCCGCGTGAAGGCCTCGACGAGGCCTCCGACGAGCGCGAGCGCCGCCTCGTCCTCGTCCAGGCCGTAGTTGGGACCGTGCACCGTGCAGGCGATGTGGCGGAGGTCCGAGCGCGACTCGAGCGCCTTGAGCGCCCGGGCCGCGAACTGGCGGATCTCGTGGTAGCCGAACTTCCCCAGCTTCACGGTGCCGAGGAAGAGGGCCAGGGGCGCGCCGATGGCGCCCCGCGTCTCGATGAAGACGTGATCCCCGATGGGCACCGAGAAGCTCGCCATCGGGATGCCCACCTGCACGAGCCGCGAGGCCACGGCCTGATCCGCGCCGTAGAAGCTCTGGGCGTGCTTGAGCAGCACCACGTCCGCGCGCGTGTCGGTGATGTTTCCGGCTTCCAGGACGACTTCGAGGGCAGCGCTCATCGGCGGGGACTGTCGCACGGAGGGGGCGGGCCCGTCACCGGGGTCCGCGCGGTGGAAACGGCTCCGAGCTACGCCGGAGCGACCTCGACCGCGCCTCCCGGCTCCACCGTCACGCGCACGGGCAGGAAGCGCTCGATGAGCCACGCATGCGTGGTGAGGTGATCCGTCACCCGCGCCGTCGTGTAGCGCGTCGTCCCCGGAGAGGAAGGGCCCAGCCGGCCCGCCGCCAGCAGCGCCGCGGGCAGGAGGATCTGATCCGCGAGGTGTTCGTCCAGCGCGCCCCCACTCTCCATGAAGCGCGCCACCTCTTCCGCCGCCTCGCGCCCCACGTCCTCCGCCGGACGCCCCCGCTTCCCCAGGGCCGTGAAGCCGGCGATGGTGTGCTCGAACTGCGCCAGGATGAACGTCACCGTGCCCACCGAGTGCGTCACCGGCAGCGGCCGGTTCTCCGCGTGGCTGTAGATACCCCGCTCGCGCAGTGCCGCCACCGCCTCCTTGGACTGCCGCTCCGCGATGCCGAACGGCAGCCCGCCCACGAACGAGCCCACCGCGATGTCTCGCAGCGTCCCGCGTGCCGGTAGCTCCACCCGGCTGGGCGGATCTCGCACCGGCTCCACCTCGGCGATGAACTCTCCCGCCCCCTGTGGGTAGAAGCCCGCGTGCACCAGGCGCAGCGAGGCGTTCAGCCCGTAGGCCTTCGCCACCGGCAGCCACACGCCCACCACGTAGTGGTAGCTGGGGCTGTGCGGCAGGTGCGTCCCGCCGCGCAGGGTGAGCGAGCCGCCCCCCGCCAGCGCCAGCGGATAGAAGAGGCACTGGAAGAGCAGCGGCGTGCTGCCCGCCGTGCCCACCTCCAGCACGTAGTCGCCCGGGCGTACCGGTGCTGGCTCGAAGCGCAGCTCCGAGGCTCCCACCGCCGCGCCCTCGCTCTGGCCCCCGCTGATGGCCTCGGCGCCCCGCACGCAGGCGAGGTGCTGCGGCCTCAACCCCGGCGGCTGGCGGTTGGCCCTCACGTTCTTCATGTGGAAGGGCCTCCCGGTGATGAGCGACAGCGAGAGCGCCGAGCGGAGGATCTGCCCTCCTCCCTCGCCCTCGCTTCCGTCGAGCTCCACCGGTCCGTCGTGGCGGTCGGTGCCTGCCATCTCCCCTCCGGGAAAGTCCACCGCAGCCTAGCAGAAGGCTTTCGGTTACTGTCCGCCCGCCTTGGCCCTCGCCATCTTCCTGTTCACCTACGTCTTCATCGCCGGTATCCGCCTCCCCTTTCCCAGGCTGGATCGCCCCGGAGGCGCGCTCGTGGGCGCCGTCCTCATGGTGGTGGCCGGTGTCGTCGCCCCCTCCGAGGTCTTCAACTACAGCTCGGACCCCGCCCGGCACGCCGTGGACATGGACACGCTCGTGCTCCTGCTGGGGATGATGCTGATCGCGGACTACCTCTCGCAGGCCGCCTTCTTCCGCGCGGCGGGTGCCTGGGCGCTGCGCAAGGCCCATACGCCCCGGCTGCTCCTCGTGGCCGTGGCCTGCACCAGTGCGTTCCTGTCCGCCTTCCTCGTCAACGACACCATCTGTCTGATGCTCACCCCGCTGGTGCTGGTGGTCGTCGAGGACGCGCGGCTCCCCCCCATCCCGTACCTGCTGGCCGTCTGCATGGCCTCCAACGCGGGCTCGGTGGCCACCTTCACCGGCAACCCCCAGAACATGCTCATCCAGGGCGCCTCCGGGCTGCCCTATGCGCAGTTCGTGGCCTACATGGCGCTGCCGGCCGTGCTCTCCACCGGCGTGGTCATCGGGGGGCTCCTCTTCGTCTTCCGCAAGCAGCTCTCCCACGAGCGCTTCGACACGCACCCGCCTCCGCCTCCGGTGGATCGGCCGCTGCTCGGGCTCACGCTCGCCACGCTCGTGGGGGTGGTCGCCGCCTTCTTCATCGGCCTGCCCATGAGCTGGAGCGCCCTGGCCGGCGCCGCGGTGGTGATGACGCTCTCGCGCCGCGCCCCGCCCCGCCAGGCCATCGAGCGCGTGGACTACGTCCTGCTGCTCTTCTTCGCCTGCCTCTTCGTGGTCGTCTACGGCGTCAACAAGGCCGGCTGGGCGGATGACATCTACCGCGTCTTCTCGCCCTTCATGTCCGGGCCGCCCTGGCGCGAGACGCTCGGCTTCGCGGGGCTGACGCTCGTGGCCTCCAACCTCTTCAGCAACGTGCCCTTCGTCATGCTGGCGCGCGCCTGGGTGCCCACGCTGCATGATCCCGTGCTGGGCTGGCACGTGCTGGCGCTCGGCTCCACCCTGGCCGGCAACCTCACCCTGGTGGGCAGCGTGGCCAACCTGATCGTCTTCGAGGCCGCGCGCGGCAAGGCCGAGCTCAGCTTCCTCGGCTACCTGCGCGTGGGCATTCCCATCACGCTTGTCAGCTTCGTGCTGGGGCTCGCGGTGCTCCTCGCGGAGCACGCGCTGTTCTGAAGTTCCCCTCTCCCCTCGGGAGAGGGACGGGGTGAGGGTGTCGAGGTTCCCGGGTTGAACCCACTGCCCACACCGCGGACCACGGATTGAAGAACAGGCTCGGGCACCCTCACCCTGACCCTCTCCCGGAGGGCGAGGGGAGGTCTTCGCTCACTTCACTTCACTTCACTTCACTGAATGGATGAATGGTCAGGGATCCGGATCCGGCAGCTCGCCGGGCCCCAGATCGGGCTCGGGGGGCTTCGGAGGCGCTGGCAGCTCGCGGCCCGTGGTGTGCGAACTGTCCCCCTCGGGCGGCGGCGCTCCCGGCTTGCGATCCGGCGGGCGCAGCTCCTCGGCGAACTGCGCGGCGACCACGTCCAGCATCGCCGTCAGCTCCTGGCGGAACAGCGAGGGATCCTTCCCCACCTTGAAGGGATCCAGGTGCTCGGCGCCCTCGGTCACCCGGTCCACCTGGAAGGGACGGCGCCAGAGCTCCGCGCGCCCGTTGATCTTGAACATGCGCGCGTAGCCTCGCATGTACGCGCCCGCGCGCCCCTTGTCGCTGCGCATGCCGTAGTCCTGGATGACGAACTCCACCACCGAGTCCGCTCCCAGCCGCGTCAGCAAGTCGTAGTCCGGGGCGTTCGCCGGCACCTCCTCCACCAGGAAGCTCTCCAGGATCGTCGCCACCCGCGCCGGATCCAACGCGTCCACCCACGGCCGCTCCTCGGGGAGCTGCCGGAACGTATTCACCCGCAGGCGCTCGGACACCTCGAAGCGCGTCACCGCCGCGGTCAGCTTCGCCTGCAGCCGGCGATCCGCCTCCTTGGGCTCCAGCTTCTTGAGCTTGTCCTTGTAGGCGCTGTCCTCCCGGAACACGAGGCTGTGCGGGCCCGCCTCGAGCTCGATCCGGGAGATGAACGCGGGCCGCGTCACTCGATCCAGATCCGCGCCCGCGAGCCGCTGCGAAGCACAACCCCCAGTAAGAAGCACCACCAATGCGAGGAATGAGATTCGCCCCATTCCTCACACATACAGCATTTTTCCGCTTCCACCCAACGCACGGCGTCAAGGGGCGGACACTCTCTCCCAGGGGGAGCAGGCTTCAGAACAGCAGCAGCTCCTCGTGGGGCTCCAGCGTCTCACCGGTGACGTTGGTATGCCCTCCAAGGAGGGTCTCGTTGCTGCGCTGGCGGGCCTCGGACAGCTCGGAGACGAGGGCGAGGATCTGCGGATGGGTGAGGATGAGGGTGTCGAAGTCCTCACGGGGCAGCCGCAGCAGCGAGGTGTTGCGGGCGGCCGTCACGGTGGCGTTGGCGGGCGTCCTCTGCAGCAGGGACATCTCGCCGAACAGCTCGCCCTCGCGCAGCCGGGCCAGGGGTTGCTCGCCCTTGGAGACGGCCACCTCGCCGGAGAGCACCACGTAGAGGCCGTCCACCTGGTGGCCCTCGTGGATGATGGTGTCGCCCCGGCGCACCTCGCGGGCCCGGAAGCGCTCCACCAGCTCGCGCCGATCCTTGCGGCCGAAGGGCTGGAAGAGCGCCGAGGTGTTCACCACGTCCGACAGCAGCCGCTGCCGGCAGAAGCGCCGCAGCGCCCGGGCCACCTGGGGGTAGCTGCGCGAGAGGCCCGCGAGCACCGGCGCGGAGATCTCCAGCACCTGCGTCTCCTCGGAGGCGCTCACCACCGAGGCCGAGCGCGGCGCGCCCGACAGCAGCGCCATCTCGCCGAAGAAGGCACCCTCGCCCAGCTGGGCCAGCTCGCGCTGCTCGGCACCGGTCTGGCGCACGATGCGCACGCGGCCCGCGCAGATGACGTAGAAGGCATCGCCCTTGGTGCCCTGCTCGATGATGCGTCCGCCCTCGGGGAAGCGGCGCAGCGGGCAGCGCTCGAACAGCGCGATGAAGGCGTCGCGCGGCAGGTCCGAGAAGAGCGGAATCTTCGGCAGCGCCTCGTCCTGGGGGGCCGCCTCGGCGATGGGCTCCTCGGCCTCCGGCGAGCCTGGCTCCTCCACCGCGGGGGCGGACGACACGGGCTCCGCGTGCTGTTCCGCGCCCGCGAGTGCCGCCAGCTCCACCGCGTGCAGCAGCGAGTCCGCCTGGACGGCGAGCTCCGTGAAAGGCGTGCTACCCGGCACCGGAGGCTGGAAGTCCACGCCGTCCTCGGGCGTGAAGCGCTCGAGGCGCGGCGAGGCGGGCCCCACCGCCGCCACCCGCAGGGGCTGGGGCGGAGGCTGGGGAGCGGAAGGCGCGGGGGGTGGCTCCGTCTCCGTCACGGCCGGGCGGAGGTCGCTCGAACGGCGGCGCAGCCCTGGAGGCCCGGACTTCGCCACGGCGGCCTGGACGGGTGAGGCCTCGGGGCTCCCCTTCTCCGCGTCGCTGAGATCCAGCTCCACCTCGATGTCGGCCGAGGGCGCGGCGGGAGGCTCGGCACCTGCCTCCTCGAGATCCAGCTCCACCTCGAGCCCCGACAGGGACGAGGCGATCCCGGGCTCGGGCCCGGCGTCCTCGACGGGCGCCTCCGGGGCCAGGGCCTCGTCGATGTCCGGCGGCAGCTCGATGAAGAACGCGGACTGCTTGACCACCGGGGGCGCTTCCAGGGGCTTGGGCGTCACCGCGCGAGCCGCGCCTCCCGGTCCGCCCCGGCGGGCGTAGAGGTTGGCGAGCATCTGCTGCACGCCCTGGTGCGACGCATCCAGCTCCAGGATGAGCTTGCTGGCGGCGATGGCGCGCGGGAGGAAGCCCTCCCGGGCGAAACCCTCGGCGGCGGCCTGGTAGGCGGAG
The sequence above is drawn from the Archangium gephyra genome and encodes:
- a CDS encoding cyclic nucleotide-binding domain-containing protein, giving the protein MEPRQLRDKANEALTKGRFARAAELFEEYCQLDPKDYQTRVRLGDAWVKVGNNARAISAYQAAAEGFAREGFLPRAIAASKLILELDASHQGVQQMLANLYARRGGPGGAARAVTPKPLEAPPVVKQSAFFIELPPDIDEALAPEAPVEDAGPEPGIASSLSGLEVELDLEEAGAEPPAAPSADIEVELDLSDAEKGSPEASPVQAAVAKSGPPGLRRRSSDLRPAVTETEPPPAPSAPQPPPQPLRVAAVGPASPRLERFTPEDGVDFQPPVPGSTPFTELAVQADSLLHAVELAALAGAEQHAEPVSSAPAVEEPGSPEAEEPIAEAAPQDEALPKIPLFSDLPRDAFIALFERCPLRRFPEGGRIIEQGTKGDAFYVICAGRVRIVRQTGAEQRELAQLGEGAFFGEMALLSGAPRSASVVSASEETQVLEISAPVLAGLSRSYPQVARALRRFCRQRLLSDVVNTSALFQPFGRKDRRELVERFRAREVRRGDTIIHEGHQVDGLYVVLSGEVAVSKGEQPLARLREGELFGEMSLLQRTPANATVTAARNTSLLRLPREDFDTLILTHPQILALVSELSEARQRSNETLLGGHTNVTGETLEPHEELLLF